Proteins from a genomic interval of Zingiber officinale cultivar Zhangliang chromosome 2A, Zo_v1.1, whole genome shotgun sequence:
- the LOC122044264 gene encoding uncharacterized protein LOC122044264, with amino-acid sequence MTVSHEESDTRRKRQDTILLSEDRLLPEMYRGVKKGDEDVWYLDNEIGNEVHMERDTMKVIDRSGKLLMLVKRTQNRLYKITLKTFKQLLGEKKLAVDVPLLPQPNKLCEVCVIAKHARSPFPCQANFRADKPLELIHADICGPISPCTLAGNKYFHLIVDDFTRWMRVFILAAKNDAFRAFKKFKLLTKTKTECKIKTLQTDRGGEFLSTEFTQFCENEGIERHLTTPYTPQQNGVAERRNRTVMAMARSLVKGTHMRARFWGEAVRHAVYLFNRLPTKALGECTPFEAWMGRKSHLTHLRVFGCIAYVKNTTPHLKKLDDKSSPMVYLGVEEGCKAHHLFDPRHGANNEEKVREFMVMDAFGTDDVIVAADIEAATEDVTTLAVAVARASSPSTPSSNTNTTSSASITNSPESYEGLVRFRSIADIYANTEEVVGINEEEGEVMMVISEEPTYYQEAATEACWYEVMEKELKSIEMNNTWNLTELPLCHKPIGLKWVFKLKKDLDGKVVKHKARLVAKDYVQRQDIDFEEVFAPVARLDTIRVILVLAANQSWEKQKTVTLSSCETEFMAATTAACHALWLRSLASELTGVEPKPVTLFVDNKSAITLMKNPFLRKCNDCNTRFDILADSTHIKSTNEDDRLLHDSKEVELIDLQMKIPNKTFEGFLLNQKEMAEELKQMGLQMLRSRTSTDQFAKDVIEEDVTPEDRLTSLHDDLLISNLSFLPIKQRVALSVVCARFRRRLLPSVPRLDAFRLDVNIHKDLTFPGALIRQCHLVFHDVADLAEPLEQLLADGLDEADVQDLTLEISGKGWLYLSGRENCSFLDIKSLRSLFLNRIFIVSRYSDRRPLLPLGCAFLTFLKMKFSALSSRHCISSVAMCSSTGTA; translated from the exons ATGACCGTGTCCCACGAGGAGTCTGACACTAGGCGTAAGCGGCAGGATACCATTCTGCTCAGTGAAGATAGGTTGCTACCGGAGATGTACCGCGGCGTTAAGAAAGGAGATGAAGACGTCTGGTACCTTGACAACG AAATTGGGAATGAGGTGCACATGGAAAGAGATAccatgaaggtgattgataggagcgggaagCTCTTGATGCTGGTAAAGCGAACACAAAATCGCTTGTACAAGATAACCTTGAAGACATTCAAGCAA CTGTTAGGGGAGAAGAAATTGGCGGTTGATGTGCCTCTATTGCCCCAGCCGAACAAGCTTTGCGAGGTGTGTGTGATCGCCAAACATGCAAGGTCGCCATTCCCGTGCCAAGCAAACTTTAGAGCGGACAAACCGTTGGAACTTATCCATGCTGATATTTGTGGGCCAATCTCACCATGTACACTAGCCGGTAACAAGTATTTCCATCTGATTGTTGATGATTTTACAAGGTGGATGCGGGTGTTTATATTGGCAGCAAAGAATGATGCATTCCGAGCATTCAAGAAGTTCAAATTATTGACGAAGACCAAGACTGAATGCAAGATCAAAACACTCCAGACAGACCGGGGCGGCGAGTTTCTATCCACGGAGTTCACTCAGTTCTGTGAAAATGAAGGAATCGAGCGACATCTCACGACTCCCtacacaccccaacaaaatggtgttgcGGAGCGTCGTAATCGCACCGTGATGGCCATGGCAAGATCTCTCGTCAAGGGTACACATATGCGGGCAAGGTTCTGGGGAGAGGCGGTTAGGCATGCTGTCTATCTGTTTAACCGTCTCCCAACTAAGGCGCTAGGAGAGTGCACACCATTTGAAGCTTGGATGGGGAGAAAGTCACATCTCACCCACTTGAGAGTGTTCGGTTGTATTGCATATGTGAAAAATACAACCCCTCACCTCAAGAAACTTGACGACAAAAGCTCACCCATGGTATACTTGGGTGTCGAGGAAGGCTGCAAAGCTCATCATCTATTTGATCCAAGACATG GTGCCAACAATGAAGAAAAGGTACGAGAGTTTATGGTGATGGATGCATTCGGCACCGACGACGTGATTGTTGCAGCAGACATTGAGGCCGCAACGGAAGATGTCACAACACTGGCAGTAGCCGTGGCAAGAGCATCAAGTCCATCTACACCATCATCGAACACCAATACAACTTCCTCGGCTTCGATAACAAACTCACCCGAGTCTTATGAAGGACTGGTCCGTTTTAGATCCATTGCTGATATCTATGCCAACACTGAGGAAGTGGTTGGTATTAATGAAGAAGAGGGTGAGGTGATGATGGTGATATCTGAAGAGCCGACATATTATCAAGAAGCTGCAACCGAGGCTTGCTGGTACGAAGTAATGGAGAAAGAGCTGAAATCTATTGAGATGAACAATACCTGGAACCTAACTGAGCTCCCATTATGCCACAAGCCTATTGGCCTAAAGTGGGTGTTCAAATTGAAGAAAGATTTAGATGGGAAAGTCGTTAAGCACAAAGCAAGATTAGTGGCTAAAGATTATGTACAAAGACAAGACATTGACTTTGAAGAAGTGTTTGCGCCTGTCGCTAGACTTGACACTATTCGAGTCATTCTTGTGCTTGCGGCAAATCAAAGCTGGGAG AAGCAGAAGACAGTGACGCTTTCATCTTGTGAGACAGAGTTCATGGCAGCCACAACTGCTGCCTGCCATGCTTTGTGGTTAAGGAGCCTTGCCAGCGAATTAACCGGTGTAGAGCCAAAGCCGGTAACTTTATTTGTTGACAACAAATCTGCCATAACCCTCATGAAGAATCCG TTCCTCAGGAAGTGCAATGACTGCAATACCAGGTTTGATATACTTGCAGATTCTACGCATATAAAGAGCACCAATGAAGACGATCGCTTGCTCCATGACTCTAAAGAAGTAGAACTAATTGATTTACAAATGAAAATCCCTAACAAGACATTTGAAGGGTTTCTCTTAAATCAGAAGGAGATGGCAGAGGAATTAAAGCAGATGGGATTGCAAATGCTGAGAAGTCGCACCAGTACAGATCAGTTTGCCAAGGACGTAATAGAAGAG GATGTCACGCCGGAGGACCGTCTCACTTCTCTCCACGACGACCTCCTTATCTCCAACCTCTCCTTCCTCCCCATCAAGCAGCGTGTCGCCCTCTCCGTTGTCTGCGCCCGCttccgccgccgcctcctcccCTCCGTCCCCCGACTCGACGCCTTCCGCCTTGACGTCAACATCCATAAAGATCTCACCTTCCCCGGTGCTCTGATTCGCCAATGCCACCTCGTCTTCCACGACGTCGCCGATTTAGCCGAACCCCTCGAACAGCTGCTCGCCGACGGCCTCGACGAAGCTGACGTGCAAGACCTCACCCTCGAAATCTCTGGCAAGGGATGGTTGTATCTCAGCGGCAGGGAAAACTGCAGCTTCTTGGATATCAAGTCGCTGAGGAGTCTCTTCTTGAACAGAATCTTCATAGTGTCGAGATACTCCGATCGTCGTCCCCTCTTGCCCTTGGGCTGCGCCTTCCTCACCTTCCTTAAAATGAAATTCAGCGCCCTTTCCTCGCGACACTGCATCTCGTCCGTTGCTATGTGCTCGAGCACGGGCACGGCATGA
- the LOC122044265 gene encoding uncharacterized protein LOC122044265 has protein sequence MSGIPQVVAKENDGVPFPYPMLSPHNYTVWAIKTEAVLDAQGVWEAVELVEGAQCVPEDILLQIAKKKMTKEVWDSLKTRYLGSDRVKKARVHTLKSEFDALRMKESDTIDEFTGKLSVMSSKFSALGATLEDSSLVKKLLDSVPDKFFPIVVDIEQFHDLETIPFEETIGRLKAYEERTLRLRGNTNDTEGELLLTHVEWQMRQKGSNVDTSSGGKGCGSSSPSRGKWRGRGRGRGHGRGTQHQDSAGGTSGNNSGTRDKRHIKCFNCEKMGHYASECYNKRRDDEAHLTCACHQ, from the exons ATGTCTGGCATCCCACAAGTTGTTGCGAAGGAGAATGACGGAGTGCCATTTCCCTATCCAATGCTAAGCCCTCACAATTATACTGTGTGGGCAATAAAGACAGAGGCGGTTCTTGATGCCCAGGGAGTCTGGGAGGCGGTGGAGCTAGTGGAAGGAGCCCAG TGTGTTCCTGAAGACATACTTCTCCAGATTGCAAAAAAGAAGATGACGAAGGAAGTCTGGGACAGCCTCAAGACGAGGTACCTTGGAAGTGATCGAGTGAAGAAAGCACGCGTACACACGTTGAAGAGCGAGTTTGACGCCCTCCGGATGAAGGAGTCTGACACGATTGATGAGTTTACTGGCAAACTCAGTGTTATGAGCAGCAAGTTCTCCGCTCTTGGTGCCACGCTTGAAGATTCATCTTTGGTAAAGAAGTTACTCGATTCTGTCCCTGATAAGTTCTTCCCTATTGTTGTCGATATTGAGCAGTTTCACGACCTTGAGACGATACCATTTGAGGAGACTATTGGGCGACTAAAGGCGTACGAGGAACGAACATTACGATTACGCGGCAACACCAACGACACTGAAGGAGAGCTCCTACTTACTCATGTCGAATGGCAAATGCGACAGAAGGGGAGCAACGTGGACACTTCGTCAGGAGGAAAGGGGTGTGGGTCCAGCAGCCCTAGTCGTGGCAAATGGCGTGGACGTGGGCGAGGGCGCGGTCATGGTCGTGGTACGCAACACCAAGACAGTGCAGGAGGGACTAGCGGCAACAACAGTGGCACTCGAGACAAGAGACATATAAAGTGTTTCAATTGCGAGAAAATGGGGCATTATGCGTCTGAATGCTACAACAAGCGGCGTGATgatgaggctcacctcacttgTGCGTGCCACCAATGA